The following are encoded together in the Triticum dicoccoides isolate Atlit2015 ecotype Zavitan chromosome 6B, WEW_v2.0, whole genome shotgun sequence genome:
- the LOC119323281 gene encoding ABC transporter G family member 11-like isoform X1 has protein sequence MAVSSPLPRWAPTPSPSRPLWRWGGGTPDAQTGSGGGSAGWSLGRIFPWASAWQRRAPAGVDGRGPAGFDGVEAAPSTRAAVAPAPARWAGTDEDPGVFLTWEDVCVTVAGGTYGAQPVSILSGITGHAGPGEVLAIMGPSGCGKTTLLDTLAGRLGPGITETGSILINGRREKLAFGTSAYVTQDNVLMSTMSVREAIYYSAQLQLPGSMSAEEKRAHADAVIREMGLGDAMDTRIGGRMTKGISGGQRKRVTICVEMLTRPRLLFLDEPTSGLDSAASYHVMSHIARVAAREGMTVVAAVHQPCGDVFDLFHRLCLLAYGRTVFFGPASDATQFFTESGFPCPHLRNPSDHFLRTINKDFDEEIVESSKARRKPAAEAIEILTDAYQSPAYSEKTMDRIAEMKGIGGAPFRKREQASFSTKLFVLTRRSFVNMHRDIGYYWMRLGVYLGIGICLGTIFYQVGHSYSSIQSRCEVIMYTTALITFMAIGGFPSFVEDVKVFRRERLSGHYGVAEFVISNTLSATPYLAVIAVIPGAMLYYLTGLMKGPDRFAYFVINLCMCTLLVESMMMIIAVIVPDFLMGIIVGAGVQGVMMLNGGFFRLPNELPKPVWKYPCYYISFHKYAVQGFYKNEFIGQTFPSDQLVEKNVTISGLWVLQEKLQVEMGYSKWVNIAILCGMMVVYRVLFFAIVKIAEEVRPKLRGMRCKLCK, from the exons ATGGCTGTCTCGTCGCCGCTGCCGCGGTGGGCGCCAACGCCGAGCCCGTCACGGCCGCTCTGGCGCTGGGGCGGCGGCACGCCCGACGCGCAAACCGGCTCCGGCGGGGGCAGCGCGGGCTGGTCGCTGGGCAGGATATTCCCGTGGGCGAGCGCCTGGCAGCGCCGTGCTCCCGCGGGCGTCGACGGTCGCGGGCCGGCGGGTTTTGACGGCGTGGAAGCAGCGCCGTCCACGAGGGCGGCGGTCGCGCCTGCGCCGGCCCGGTGGGCAGGCACGGACGAGGACCCCGGGGTGTTCCTGACGTGGGAGGACGTGTGCGTCACGGTGGCCGGCGGCACCTACGGGGCCCAGCCGGTGAGCATCCTGAGCGGGATCACCGGGCACGCGGGGCCGGGGGAGGTGCTCGCCATCATGGGGCCGTCCGGCTGCGGCAAGACCACGCTTCTCGATACTCTCGCAG GAAGGTTGGGGCCCGGGATCACCGAGACCGGGTCGATCCTGATCAATGGCCGCCGGGAGAAGCTCGCCTTCGGAACCTCG GCCTACGTGACCCAAGACAACGTGCTGATGTCGACGATGTCGGTGCGGGAGGCCATCTACTACTCAGCGCAGCTGCAGCTGCCGGGGAGCATGTCAGCGGAGGAGAAGCGGGCGCACGCGGACGCCGTGATCCGGGAGATGGGGCTGGGGGACGCCATGGACACGCGCATCGGCGGGCGGATGACCAAGGGCATCAGCGGCGGGCAACGGAAGCGGGTCACCATCTGCGTCGAGATGCTCACCCGCCCGCGGCTGCTCTTCCTCGACGAGCCCACCAGCGGGCTCGACAGCGCCGCCTCCTACCACGTCATGAGCCACATCGCCAGGGTCGCTGCGAGGGAGGGCATGACCGTCGTCGCCGCCGTGCACCAGCCCTGCGGCGACGTCTTCGACCTCTTCCACCGCCTCTGCCTCCTCGCCTACGGCCGGACCGTCTTCTTCGGACCAGCCTCCGACGCCACCCAG TTCTTCACTGAAAGTGGCTTCCCATGCCCACACCTGAGGAACCCTTCTGACCACTTCCTGAGGACAATCAACAAAGATTTTGACGAG GAAATTGTTGAGAGCTCCAAAGCTAGGAGAAAACCGGCAGCCGAAGCAATAGAGATCCTGACAGATGCTTACCAGTCCCCCGCTTATTCAGAGAAAACAATGGACCGGATAGCTGAGATGAAAGGGATA GGTGGAGCTCCATTTAGGAAGAGGGAACAAGCCAGCTTCTCAACAAAGCTCTTTGTGCTCACCAGAAGGTCATTTGTGAATATGCACAGGGACATAGGATACTACTGGATGCGTTTGGGTGTTTACCTGGGCATTGGCATTTGTCTTGGCACTATATTCTACCAAGTTGGCCACAGTTACAGTTCCATCCAG TCTAGATGTGAAGTCATAATGTATACGACAGCACTTATTACTTTCATGGCTATTGGAGGATTCCCTTCTTTTGTAGAGGATGTAAAG GTATTCAGAAGGGAGAGGCTAAGCGGCCATTACGGCGTGGCGGAGTTTGTGATCTCAAACACGCTGTCGGCCACTCCATACCTAGCCGTCATCGCCGTGATCCCCGGCGCAATGCTGTATTACCTCACCGGGCTAATGAAAGGTCCTGACCGCTTCGCCTACTTCGTCATCAACCTGTGCATGTGCACACTGCTGGTGGAGAGCATGATGATGATCATCGCTGTCATTGTCCCAGACTTCCTGATGGGGATCATTGTTGGGGCCGGGGTGCAAGGGGTGATGATGCTCAATGGCGGTTTCTTCCGCCTCCCCAACGAACTCCCGAAGCCAGTGTGGAAGTACCCTTGCTACTACATCTCCTTCCACAAGTACGCGGTGCAGGGGTTCTACAAGAACGAGTTCATAGGGCAGACGTTCCCAAGCGACCAGCTGGTCGAGAAGAATGTCACCATCAGTGGCCTTTGGGTGCTGCAAGAGAAGCTGCAGGTGGAGATGGGGTACTCCAAGTGGGTCAACATTGCCATCCTTTGTGGGATGATGGTAGTGTACAGGGTCCTGTTCTTCGCAATTGTCAAGATAGCGGAGGAAGTCAGGCCAAAACTAAGGGGGATGAGATGCAAATTGTGTAAATAG
- the LOC119323281 gene encoding ABC transporter G family member 11-like isoform X2, with translation MAVSSPLPRWAPTPSPSRPLWRWGGGTPDAQTGSGGGSAGWSLGRIFPWASAWQRRAPAGVDGRGPAGFDGVEAAPSTRAAVAPAPARWAGTDEDPGVFLTWEDVCVTVAGGTYGAQPVSILSGITGHAGPGEVLAIMGPSGCGKTTLLDTLAGRLGPGITETGSILINGRREKLAFGTSAYVTQDNVLMSTMSVREAIYYSAQLQLPGSMSAEEKRAHADAVIREMGLGDAMDTRIGGRMTKGISGGQRKRVTICVEMLTRPRLLFLDEPTSGLDSAASYHVMSHIARVAAREGMTVVAAVHQPCGDVFDLFHRLCLLAYGRTVFFGPASDATQFFTESGFPCPHLRNPSDHFLRTINKDFDEEIVESSKARRKPAAEAIEILTDAYQSPAYSEKTMDRIAEMKGIGGAPFRKREQASFSTKLFVLTRRSFVNMHRDIGYYWMRLGVYLGIGICLGTIFYQVGHSYSSIQSRCEVIMYTTALITFMAIGGFPSFVEDVKVFRRERLSGHYGVAEFVISNTLSATPYLAVIAVIPGAMLYYLTGLMKDFLMGIIVGAGVQGVMMLNGGFFRLPNELPKPVWKYPCYYISFHKYAVQGFYKNEFIGQTFPSDQLVEKNVTISGLWVLQEKLQVEMGYSKWVNIAILCGMMVVYRVLFFAIVKIAEEVRPKLRGMRCKLCK, from the exons ATGGCTGTCTCGTCGCCGCTGCCGCGGTGGGCGCCAACGCCGAGCCCGTCACGGCCGCTCTGGCGCTGGGGCGGCGGCACGCCCGACGCGCAAACCGGCTCCGGCGGGGGCAGCGCGGGCTGGTCGCTGGGCAGGATATTCCCGTGGGCGAGCGCCTGGCAGCGCCGTGCTCCCGCGGGCGTCGACGGTCGCGGGCCGGCGGGTTTTGACGGCGTGGAAGCAGCGCCGTCCACGAGGGCGGCGGTCGCGCCTGCGCCGGCCCGGTGGGCAGGCACGGACGAGGACCCCGGGGTGTTCCTGACGTGGGAGGACGTGTGCGTCACGGTGGCCGGCGGCACCTACGGGGCCCAGCCGGTGAGCATCCTGAGCGGGATCACCGGGCACGCGGGGCCGGGGGAGGTGCTCGCCATCATGGGGCCGTCCGGCTGCGGCAAGACCACGCTTCTCGATACTCTCGCAG GAAGGTTGGGGCCCGGGATCACCGAGACCGGGTCGATCCTGATCAATGGCCGCCGGGAGAAGCTCGCCTTCGGAACCTCG GCCTACGTGACCCAAGACAACGTGCTGATGTCGACGATGTCGGTGCGGGAGGCCATCTACTACTCAGCGCAGCTGCAGCTGCCGGGGAGCATGTCAGCGGAGGAGAAGCGGGCGCACGCGGACGCCGTGATCCGGGAGATGGGGCTGGGGGACGCCATGGACACGCGCATCGGCGGGCGGATGACCAAGGGCATCAGCGGCGGGCAACGGAAGCGGGTCACCATCTGCGTCGAGATGCTCACCCGCCCGCGGCTGCTCTTCCTCGACGAGCCCACCAGCGGGCTCGACAGCGCCGCCTCCTACCACGTCATGAGCCACATCGCCAGGGTCGCTGCGAGGGAGGGCATGACCGTCGTCGCCGCCGTGCACCAGCCCTGCGGCGACGTCTTCGACCTCTTCCACCGCCTCTGCCTCCTCGCCTACGGCCGGACCGTCTTCTTCGGACCAGCCTCCGACGCCACCCAG TTCTTCACTGAAAGTGGCTTCCCATGCCCACACCTGAGGAACCCTTCTGACCACTTCCTGAGGACAATCAACAAAGATTTTGACGAG GAAATTGTTGAGAGCTCCAAAGCTAGGAGAAAACCGGCAGCCGAAGCAATAGAGATCCTGACAGATGCTTACCAGTCCCCCGCTTATTCAGAGAAAACAATGGACCGGATAGCTGAGATGAAAGGGATA GGTGGAGCTCCATTTAGGAAGAGGGAACAAGCCAGCTTCTCAACAAAGCTCTTTGTGCTCACCAGAAGGTCATTTGTGAATATGCACAGGGACATAGGATACTACTGGATGCGTTTGGGTGTTTACCTGGGCATTGGCATTTGTCTTGGCACTATATTCTACCAAGTTGGCCACAGTTACAGTTCCATCCAG TCTAGATGTGAAGTCATAATGTATACGACAGCACTTATTACTTTCATGGCTATTGGAGGATTCCCTTCTTTTGTAGAGGATGTAAAG GTATTCAGAAGGGAGAGGCTAAGCGGCCATTACGGCGTGGCGGAGTTTGTGATCTCAAACACGCTGTCGGCCACTCCATACCTAGCCGTCATCGCCGTGATCCCCGGCGCAATGCTGTATTACCTCACCGGGCTAATGAAAG ACTTCCTGATGGGGATCATTGTTGGGGCCGGGGTGCAAGGGGTGATGATGCTCAATGGCGGTTTCTTCCGCCTCCCCAACGAACTCCCGAAGCCAGTGTGGAAGTACCCTTGCTACTACATCTCCTTCCACAAGTACGCGGTGCAGGGGTTCTACAAGAACGAGTTCATAGGGCAGACGTTCCCAAGCGACCAGCTGGTCGAGAAGAATGTCACCATCAGTGGCCTTTGGGTGCTGCAAGAGAAGCTGCAGGTGGAGATGGGGTACTCCAAGTGGGTCAACATTGCCATCCTTTGTGGGATGATGGTAGTGTACAGGGTCCTGTTCTTCGCAATTGTCAAGATAGCGGAGGAAGTCAGGCCAAAACTAAGGGGGATGAGATGCAAATTGTGTAAATAG
- the LOC119326454 gene encoding uncharacterized protein LOC119326454: MTSQQSPPPPAAKSQRPPAPTTVTALDDDLLREIFLRLPSLPTLVCAALSCRTFFHAVRSSPAFRRSFREARPPPLLGLFFDPDGPSIPAFAPLRRRSDPDLAAVVRGADFFLTRLPDDDDDDDDALPEWVIQDCRDGYVLLEHGSLEQYAVYNPLTRALDLIPQPPDEIFDDGHGVASSLGCYILSSEEGGEALRLVYTCYDESRARAAVFSSESREWQMLPWSEPVTPLPEDEHWLQLGTMVNGFVYWIHKNLAYILVLNTATLQFSQVDVPRVLVGHDLMFKVGETKDGKPCIVCPVDFHLFVWVWRAGHDGIEKWKFHKRIPLETIVEVTDGTLDEHSELKVLAIIGGFVYFCTMDMLVDANDPCWFLSLCMETGELGTLFRRRFDGHVHPYIMAWPPSLIDNKVNPQLEGA; encoded by the coding sequence ATGACCTCGCAGcagtcaccgccgccgccggcggcgaagTCACAGCGACCACCCGCTCCCACCACCGTAACCGCTCTCGACGATGATCTCCTCCGCGAGATCTTCCTCCGCCTCCCCTCCCTACCGACCCTTGTCTGTGCGGCCCTCAGCTGCCGCACCTTTTTCCACGCCGTCCGGTCGTCCCCCGCCTTCCGCCGCAGCTTCCGGGAGGCCCGTCCACCACCTCTCCTCGGCCTCTTCTTCGACCCCGACGGCCCCTCCATCCCCGccttcgcacccctccgccgccgcTCCGACCCTGACCTCGCCGCCGTCGTCCGCGGCGCCGATTTCTTCCTCACCCGCCtccccgacgacgacgacgacgacgacgacgccttaCCGGAGTGGGTCATACAAGACTGCCGCGACGGCTACGTCCTCCTCGAACACGGAAGCCTGGAGCAGTACGCCGTCTACAACCCCCTCACACGGGCCCTGGATCTCATCCCCCAGCCGCCCGACGAGATCTTCGACGACGGGCACGGCGTCGCCTCCTCTCTTGGGTGCTACATCCTCTCCTCCGAAGAGGGCGGCGAAGCGCTGCGCCTGGTCTACACCTGTTACGATGAGTCGCGGGCGCGTGCCGCCGTCTTCTCATCAGAAAGCAGGGAGTGGCAGATGCTCCCGTGGTCCGAGCCTGTGACGCCACTGCCTGAGGACGAACACTGGCTTCAACTTGGCACAATGGTGAATGGGTTCGTCTACTGGATACACAAAAATCTAGCCTACATTCTCGTGCTGAACACCGCGACACTGCAATTCTCCCAGGTGGATGTGCCGCGAGTTTTGGTGGGTCATGATTTAATGTTTAAGGTTGGCGAGACCAAGGATGGAAAGCCTTGCATTGTCTGCCCAGTTGATTTTCATCTTTTTGTCTGGGTCTGGCGAGCCGGTCATGATGGAATTGAGAAATGGAAATTCCACAAGAGGATTCCGTTGGAGACGATTGTCGAGGTCACCGACGGTACACTTGACGAGCATTCTGAACTGAAGGTTTTGGCCATTATTGGTGGATTTGTGTACTTCTGTACCATGGATATGTTGGTTGACGCAAATGATCCTTGTTGGTTCCTGTCTCTATGCATGGAGACAGGAGAGCTGGGCACGCTCTTTCGGAGGAGATTCGACGGCCATGTCCACCCCTACATCATGGCATGGCCTCCTTCTTTGATAGACAACAAGGTGAACCCTCAACTTGAAGGTGCTTGA